The DNA window GCCTTATTAAAATCTAACCTTCGTTTACTTTTGTAGTAATGGCCTCGAAAAATGTTATTGCTGACCTTAATAAAGGAGAAAAGTTAACTGGATCTGAAAATTATGATGTGTGGAGGAGGAAGATTCAGTATCTTCTCAACGAGCAAGAAGTGCTCGAGACCTTGGAGATGGCTATGGTGCCACCCGAAGAAGGTAACACTGCCCAGCACCGCCATGATAAGGAAGCCTATGACAATTGGGTCAAAAAGGATCGTTGTGCACGGTTCACAATGCTTAGTGCTATGCAAAATGACCTAATTGGTGATTTTGAGGATTGCACTACGGCTCAGGCCATGTGGAATGAGCTCAAAATAAAGTTTGGGCAAACCAATGCCACTAGACTTCGTGCCTTGAACCTCAAATTCAATGAGTATACATTGCTCCCAAATCACACAATGCCCGAGCATCTTCGTGCAATGAAGGGCATGATTAAGGATTTGAGGAATGCTGGTGTTGAGCTCAGTGATGAGCAACAGGTGTTGGCCGTGATCCGTTCCTTGCTAGACCCTGAGTGGGCCCACATGAAGCAATTGATGACTCACTCAGAGAATATCAAGACCTTCGATGATATTTCCCGTCACCTTGAGCTAGAAGCTGATTGCAATGCTACTACTAAGAAAGTGGCCTAAGTGGCCAACGCTCCCAACAAACCCAGAAATGGGTATAAGGGAAAAGGAGGAGGGAAAAAGAAGCAATGGAAAGGTCACGGGCCTAAAGGCAAGAAGATTGAGAAGCCAAATCCCAAGAAGAATGTAGCTAAGATGAAGTGCTACAACTGTGGGCAAAAGGGACACCTGGCCAGAAACTGTTCTGAGCCTAAGAAGGTAGTTCCTCAATTGATTTCTGTCAATGTTTGTTCTTATGCATTAGTTTCTAACTCCATTcctgattggattttggatacAGGAGCGAACAAACACATAGTTCGTGACAGACAGGGCTTTGTGGATTTTCACCGAATCCCAACTGGAACTCAGTATGTCTATCTGGGAAATAATGGACAAGTGGAGATTTTGGGATGCGGTTCCTATCAACTTAGATTGTTAGGGGGTCGCAATTTAATCCTACATGATGTTCTGTATTGTCCAACTTTTCGGTGTAACCTTTGCTCTGTGCTAGCTTTATTGCCTTTAggttattcttttcattttgagaacAATGTTGTTGACATGTTTTATGATAATAAATTGTTCTTTAATGGACAACTTGTCAATGGTTTCTTTAAGTTAAATTTGGATTGTTATAATgccgcttcttcttcttctgcactTGTTATTTTCCCTAAAATAGATGATATGttatggcatgctagacttggcCATATTGGTCAAGAAAGAATGGCTAGATTAGCCAAAGCGGGCCTATTGGGCTGGCTTgaaaaagtcaatctccctatgTGTGAGAATTGTCTAATGGGAAAGGCATCAAGAAAGCCTTTTGGTAAGGCTCTTAGGGCCTCTCATCCATTGGAGTTAGTCCACTCAGGCATCTGTGGGCCTATGAATGTTAAAGCCCGACATGGAGCGTCGTACTTCATAACATTTATAGATGATTATTCAAGATTCTGGTATGTGTACCTGCTTACCCATCGACATGAAGCATTAGAATGCTTCAAACGCTTTGTTGCGATAGTCGAAACTCAGcaagagagaaatttgaaaaCTCTCCGAACTGATAGGGGAGTGAATATCTGTCCGATTCCTTTAAACTTCTATGTGAAACTAATGGAATTAGTAGGCAACTTACAATTCCTGGGACaccgcaacaaaatggtgtagcgAAACGTCGAAACAGGACTTTGTTGGACATGACTAGGTCAATGATGGCTCAAGCCAATCTCCCAATAAGTTTTTGGGGCGATGCACTACTTACGGCAGCATACATACTTAATCGTGTTCCAAGTAAGTCTGTGCCTACTACTCCCTATGAACTCTGGAATAAAAGAAAACCAGAGTTAGATCATCTGCACCCATGGGGCTCAGCAGGATATGTTCACTCTACCTCCCATAAGTATGGGAAGCTTGGCCCAAAGGCTAACAAAAAGGTGTTCATCAGATAGCCTGAACACTCAAAAGGGTATGTGATGTATGGTGAACATCCTGATGGGGGTATGACAGAGACATAATCCAGAGATGTGGAATTTTTAGAGAATAAATTCCCAAGCATTGGTGATATCAGTAAAGAATTAGAATTGTATGAGTTACAGTCTGAGGAATCTTCTACTATCTCTGGCGAGGAGAGGGAATTAGAACGTCCTCCTCAGACAATCGCCATAGATAGTGGGAGTGATGAAAACTCCTTGCGGAAGAGTCAACGTGGAAACATTCCTCGTCGACATTTTGGAGTTGAAGGACATGCGTTGTTATGCTCTCTGTTAGATGTAGATGAGCCAGCTTCATACAAAGAAGCACTTCAATCACCTGCTTGCAATGATTGGTTAGTTGCCATGAACGATGAGATGGAGTCAATGGCAAAGAACCAAGTTTGGGACTTGATTGACCTTCCACCAGGCCGAAAGGCCATTGGCAATAAGTGGGTCTTAAAAGTAGAAAGGAAGGCCGATGGCTCAATTAACAAGCATAAAGCCCGACTTGTAGCGAAAGGCTATACCCAAATGGAGGGTATAGACTACGAAGAGACTTTTTCTCCTGTGGTGAGATTTGTCTCTATTCGCTCGATCCTAGCACTAGTAGCTCATTTAAATTTGGAGCTACACCAGATGGATGTTAAGACAGCTTTCTTAAATGGGAAGCtggatgaggagatctatatggatcaaccttTTGGTTTTGTGGCAGAAGGACAAGAAGGCAAAGTGTGCCGTCTTAAAAAATCCATGtatggtctcaaacaatcaTCTAGACAATGGTATCTCAAGTTCCATGAAGCAATTTTGTTGGCAGGCATGGATATGATTGAAGATGACCATTGTGTATATGTCAAAAGGACAGGAGAAGGTTTTTTGATCCTATCTCTGTACGTAGATGACATTTTACTTGCTGGGAATAATATGGGGATGATTAATACCATGAAAGATTGGCTATCCTCCGTTTTTGAAATGAAGGATATGGGTGAGGCTAACTATGTGCTTGGCGTCAAGATCATGAGGGATAGATCCAAAAGAATTCTTGGTTTGtctcaagaaaattatattaagaAAATTTTGGAGAAGTTCCGCATGCATCAATCAAAGCCCGTTGATACCCCTGTTGAAAAAGGTCGATATTTATCACTTGATCAATGCCCTAAGACAGACGAAGAAAGAAATAGGATGAGCAAGGTTCCCTATGCCAGTGCAGTTGGAAGTCTGATGTACGCTATGTTGCGTACTCGTCCTGACATCTGTTTTGCAGTTGGCCTAGTGAGCTGATATCAAAGTAATCCAGGTCTTACCCACTGGGAAGCCGTGAAAAGAATATTTCGTTACCTTCGTGGAACCACAGATCTAATCCTCTGCTATGGTGGAGGAAACCTAAAACTAACTGGATTCAGTGACGCTGATTGGGCCAGTGATAGAGACGAAAGAAAATACACTTCTGGATATGTGTTTATCCTTGGTGGAGGAGCAATATCTTGGTGTAGCAAAAAGCTGAGCTGCATCGCTCTATCAACAATGGAAGCTGAATACGTTGCATGTTCAGCTGCAGTCCAAGAGGCCGTCTGGTTAAGGCGTTTTTTACGACATCTCGAGGCTACCTCTCAGATTGAAAAGCCTGTCGAGATTTTCTCCGATAGCATGGCTGCCTTGGAGTATGCAAAGAATCCCAAGTATCATGGGAAGACAAAGCATATTGATATCCGTTATCATAATATCCGACTTATGGTCAACCAGAAAGAAGTTACCCTTAAACACATTCCCACCAAAGAGATGGTAGCTGACCCATTAACAAAAGCAATACCTAgagatttgttttcatttcatgttAGAACAATGGGTCTACGAAGACTCTAGTTATGTAAAGGGTATTTATtggattctcatttttttttatgaaataaaatgaagtattattcataatatgtttatgtttattacACCATAAATTTAGGCACAATTTAATGTCACAAGGCTATGATCTCCTTACTCACACGGGGAATAATTCTATCACCTGCGTGGTTGGTAGAAAGAGACAAGAAACCTAGTTGTCACTTAAGTAGTGACATTTGTGGTTTATTTTTGCATAAGTTGCTTAATTTAAACGTCGCCTCAGTAAGTCTGAGATGAGACTATTTCTATAGTCGAATGTGTGATTAATCACCACATATAAGCCTTAAGAAAGCCGGACAAAATGTATAAGTTGACATTTTAAGTTGGATGATTGTGTAGCATCTATGAAAAATCCGTATGATGTTTAAGCTAGTGACATCCCATCAAGTGGGAGCTTCATCATAGcatgtaatatgtttttatatGTGATAAGTCGACCACTTCAAGAGTGACATGAAAAACATCTTATCTGTCACTGTGTGagccttgaaaattatttatactCTTATGACTTAAGACTATATCATGTAGttggagtttgaagtgttttctTAGTTGTGTCATACACGGCCATGAATATTGTTAAGGTCGAATGAGACACaactagaaaatattaaaacaacgATGAATTGATATGAGTCATTAAGGAAGATTGTTTGATAACATACCTTAATAGTACAAATCCATAGCCCGGGCGATCACAAATTGTTTTAGCAACAAAGTGATCATGGATGAGTATTTGTACCTGTGTGGAAATCAAGCACTGTTCAGAGATTATTCTCAAAAGGTGTTGAAagtgtttggtttggtgtggtcAAACTGTCTAGAGCATAGACGAACTATATCTGTATGATATGTTACACTAGTTAGGTGGTAACTTAGTGTAACTGTTCAACCGAGTGTTGAATCTTCTTCGTCTGGTCGCACACCCTACTGCCTGTACAACGTTTGAGAAAGAGTCCTATGTGGACGAGTGGGAGATGTGGATAAACGTCcacattatcaattaatttgtttaattaaggataatatcaagttggatattaatcaaattaagtatttgatttttgaatggtaTTACCCTGAAAgatttgatagacttctaatcaaattagaagacatcaattcttatcccttatgagcctataaatagagggttagtcctttgtatttcacacaccaaataatatacgtaaatgctctctctctcaaactctgATCTTCCGCCTACGTGATCTAGGCTAGTTAGGGTGTGAATAGTGGGAGGACTCTGGTAGCGATCCCCGAGTCCAGACGTGTTCGTAGATCCGTGTTAGTCACCGATGTGCCAACGGTAAGCGACGTGGAACTAACCAGCTCGATCCGTGAATCTGCGCTACAACAGGTATTCTGCTGTATAAtgatacatgtgtgtgtgtatgtatataattttttcaacaaaaagcaaacaaagaacaaagaaagTAACACATATGGgaccataaaaacaccaaacaaATATACGCAAGACACAAGAACCACGCAATTATTCTGTGCCGGTCTCATTCTTTTGTGTGTGTGAAGGAAAAGTTTAATCTATGGTATAGGATCGTAATGGGTATATTTGCTAACATCTTAAACCCTTGAATTGGTGTATAAAGcacaagaacaaaaaacaaactGAAAGCAATCTTCCGATCGTACTACAAAAAAACTTCAATTaatataatgttactgtttcgtATACATGTCACATTCACGTGTTTAATTGATTATAAAATACATTATCCCGCTGCAAAGCCCGGGCTGTCAACTAGTTTATAAATGAAAGAGCATGTAGAAAACGATGTATTGTCAGAAGTCTAAGTGGATAATGAAGAGGTATTTCGGGGCAATGCCTCATGACAAATCACATGTTTTGTCCTCCaactaataaaaaaattgatcagTTGCATTACTTCAACAAACATTCAGAACCACTCCGAGATTTAAAATGATTTTGGACAAATGAAGAACTCTCATTGTCTTCAGTACGAGAAcgtattctaatttttttttaaaaaaatagatacAATTTCCTCCATCGTGTCATAATAACATGAATCGGATTGTTGTTTGGTGAGATTACAATGCAATAATGTATATTTGAAACACCTTATCACTGAAATCAATGAAACTTAGTCAACAAACACCTATTCTCTGAAGTCAATGAAACGTAGCCAACTAACACCTTTTCACTGAAGTCAATGAAACTTAGTCAACAAACACCTTATAGGAATAGTATGTTAAagaccattattttatgtaatattcatactcgatttatttatttgaataaaatatatttagcatttaaaatgagaaacgACATATTGATATCAATGTCTTTTAttatatatggtatatgaattggtgtgtagagtctaaacttgcacacggaagatcaattcataagttcctatcgaatataaataagtgatcacagctaagacggaattggacaaaccgtcggcttggttgtggtatagtatttcagtatacctatcttggttacggagagcggcaaagcttgaacttactataccaatACACTTCGAGtatattgatcaggactacgagtgagtcaattttcccagtctccccaagtgagttgggtcaccgcattaaatgtacgatggaaaataatctattaataaaattcacgtccaattatgtattgatgataccctcttgagaatgcctataggatttgagattgtgtcaaaaccctgcaggtggattttgattaatccgacacattcaaatgaGTTAAGAGGTAAGCTCAAGTAAAtattaaagatgtcaattaaatattatatgtcagtggcatatttaattgatgggtatctataacttaacgtgaggaatttatgaacaagtataacgaaaggctcagatttaatttgagataaaacggggagtgcaattataatattttagtggaatatattataatttatgaattataatttatgaacaagtagcAACTCCTCGTTCATAGTCTGTTTGATTGTTTATTGTAGTTTTGAAAACAGTTTTTTGGAAagagtttttttgttttaaaaccaAAAATGTGTGTGAAAAttcatttcatatttttaataacttgttttttaaaactgaaatctcttttttattttcaaaaacggAAAAACGTTGTGTTAACTTTTCATAAAAAAACGGAAGTATTTTTTTAAGGGTTAATAGCACATTTGTTCATTGAAAGATtttcaatgtttcaatttgcacactgaaagattttttgtGTCAATTCGATACACGAAAGAATCAAattgtgtcaaattacacaCTCGGGTAGATTTTCCCAGTTTTGGGCAGTCAACATTAGGGCTCGGCATCGGCCGGCCCGGCCCTACTTTTTTGGGCCCAGGCCCGGTTTAGTTCTTCGGGCCTCGGGCCTGGCCAAACTGAGAATATGAGGCCCGGGCAGGAAGCTCGGGTCAGGCTCTCACGGCCCGTCACCATTCAtcttctttgaaaattataaaattaaattgttcatcATGGAATTTGAACTCGGGACTTTTAGATAAgagagtaatgaactaaccaacaagccaaagccactttcatgttatattagtcaactaattaaattattatctttacataccacctgttatatttttaacacaattaaataattttagttttacttaatgagtattgattttaaattttatattatacacatctatagttttaaatagtttaattttatacttattttataaaatcttagggttttaagattttatcaacatttatgagtagatggtcatatCATGGAtttagggttagtgcttagatttagggtttaggatttaagatatttagggtttagggcatttagggtttaggggtttagggtttagagcctttaaggttttggggtttagggttttggggtgtataatatatatatatacatacacatacattgcaataatatatatatacatacacatatatattatatattatatatacatatatatatatatgtatgtatgtatatatatatacatatatgtatgtatgcatgcactgtctgcatatgtatatatatatacaaatacacagacagtgtgcactatctgtgtatttgtatatatatatgtatgtgtgtgtatgtatatatatatatatgtaaatatatacatattatatacatataaaaataaataatgtcgggcttgggctCGGGCCGGGCTGCCCAGGCCCGGTCTACTTTCGAGCAGGGCGGGGCCTAgtcccgcgggccaaatggtgagccctagTCAACATACCCACGGCATGTTGACCGTTAAGAGGGCTTGACATGGCAAATGGTGTTAATGGACTTAGAAAAATGATGAGCAGTATAGATTTTACGCGCCCAATATCCATTAACCCTAAAACacccaaacccaatattgcACATTCACACTCTCGATCAACACTCTCTTGTGAGTCTCGTTAACCCTTGATGCAGAGCTTCCCAAAAACACGAATCCCACTATAAATCACCACGCTCTCCTTCAACGATCTTTCTCCGTTTCAGGTAAGTGGTTATCGTTTAATAGATTGATGGAGACGTTATACATAGATCATCCTAGAATGTGATGATCCTAGCGAGACTCTTCTGTGCTTCTGAAGCGCAAAAAATGTGGTCGATTTTGGTGATTTAGGTTGTGTTCTTTTAAGCTCGTTTTATGctattttcctttgttttgtcCTCTAATTTAGTACTGATTAGGTAAACTGGTGAGAATGAAGCCTGCTCCGAGAAGACCTATGACAAGGTCAACAAACAAGCTCAAAAGATTTATGCAAAATCAGAGTGCTAGTGGAGTAATTGATCTGAATGATAGTGATGATGAGGTtagtgataggtatgataatacctattatttttggtagaaatatcccctcttaagctttcttttgataaataatgattgtatttatgtgttgatttgtattttgataggttgattgcggtttggatgaaaagcgacggaaaaagggctgaattgaagaaaatgtccaccgaccttcgtgtgttcaaatagtcataactttctgtcacgttattggaattgagcgcaacaaaaggcattagacactagacatctcaagctttccgtagaatctaaaatcatgcaaatcggaggtcatatggagaagttatggtcatttgaatcatgtgcctaggggtaacgcgcctaggcgtggcgcgcctaggcgcacaaattgtgcacgcccaggatcactcctgcacgcccagtccagagagttggacttgaattttaagttgtgcacgcctaggattgcccctaggcgtgtgcctaggcgtggtgcgcctaggcgtgaaaagcaattttctggggtgttttaagtcgcgatttgtccgagctgcgggagtttttgagacctagaacagatttctggagagcgaaaacagagggggaaggtgattcttggagctaggaggagagattcttcaactccacttggatctactcaactcattgggtttattcatgcctttctcatctattctcttgtgtttttctctcattatgtgtaactaaacctcttgtgccaaggctaggatgaagccttgggtttgatgactttgtttatgacttgatttacatacatatgagttgatttgggtataaatcttgtgtttctatgtttgattgcaatttcttcatgcttgtggtgtttggccaacactttaggtttttggatgaaattgtttggagaatttgcttagacaataatatgtcaagtagattatgcttcttgaaacacttgattatg is part of the Tripterygium wilfordii isolate XIE 37 chromosome 7, ASM1340144v1, whole genome shotgun sequence genome and encodes:
- the LOC120002581 gene encoding uncharacterized protein LOC120002581, encoding MASKNVIADLNKGEKLTGSENYDVWRRKIQYLLNEQEVLETLEMAMVPPEEGNTAQHRHDKEAYDNWVKKDRCARFTMLSAMQNDLIGDFEDCTTAQAMWNELKIKFGQTNATRLRALNLKFNEYTLLPNHTMPEHLRAMKGMIKDLRNAGVELSDEQQVLAVIRSLLDPEWAHMKQLMTHSENIKTFDDISRHLELEADCNATTKKVA